Proteins encoded in a region of the Macaca mulatta isolate MMU2019108-1 chromosome X, T2T-MMU8v2.0, whole genome shotgun sequence genome:
- the LOC700398 gene encoding HCLS1-associated protein X-1-like — MSLFDLFRGFFGFPGSRSFSPGGGIRFHDNFGFDSLVGDFNSIFSNTEAWTLPSHPPELPGPESETPGDRLQEGQTLRDSILKYLDSHQPRTFEGVLESDARSESLKTAPDWASQRPFHRFDDVWPVDPHPRTREDNDLDSQVSQEGFGPVLQPQPRSYFKSISVTKITKPDGIVEERWTVVDSEGQTETTVTQYEADSSPRDDPESPRPPSPG, encoded by the exons ATGAGCCTCTTTGATCTCTTCCGGGGCTTTTTCGGCTTTCCTGGATCTCGGAGT TTCAGCCCAGGAGGAGGGATACGTTTCCACGATAACTTCGGCTTTGATTCCTTAGTAGGAGATTTCAATAGCATCTTCAGCAATACGGAGGCCTGGACCTTGCCTTCCCATCCTCCTGAACTTCCAGGTCCTGAGTCAGAGACACCTGGTGACAGACTGCAGGAGGGACAGACACTTCGAGACTCGATTCTTAAGTATTTAGATAGTCACCAGCCCAGGACCTTTGAGGGGGTCTTGGAGAGTGATGCAAGAAGTGAATCCCTCAAAACAGCACCAGACTGGGCCTCCCAGAGACCATTTCATAGGTTTGATGATGTATGGCCTGTGGACCCCCATCCTAGAACCAGAGAGGACAATGATCTTGATTCCCAGGTTTCCCAGGAGGGTTTTGGCCCGGTTCTACAGCCCCAGCCCAGATCCTATTTCAAGAGCATCTCTGTGACCAAGATCACTAAGCCAGATGGGATAGTGGAGGAGCGCTGGACTGTGGTGGACAGTGAGGGCCAGACAGAGACCACAGTAACCCAGTACGAAGCAGACAGCAGTCCTAGGGATGATCCAGAATCACCAAGACCTCCAAGCCCTGGATGA